One Drosophila teissieri strain GT53w chromosome X, Prin_Dtei_1.1, whole genome shotgun sequence genomic window, GTTGCTGCGTCTAGCACTTTCCGCCGCCCGACCCGCTGGGAGCATCAAAATCCTGGCCCAGTCTCCGGCTCAGCTGTTCCGCGCCAATGCCAATCCCAATCTCAATCTCTCCGCGGTGCGCAGCTACGCCCGTGGACCAGTACGCACCCGCGCTCCTGTGGAACAGGTGCGTGCACCCTCGCTCAAGGAGAAGCTGATGGGTCCGCCGAGTGCCAACGGTAAGTTTCTTGTGTAATCCAATTTACATCTGTGGTATAACTATCCTCTCCCTGCCTGCAGCGTACTCCATGGGCAAGGGCGCTGCCGCCGGAGCAGCCGCCGTGGGTTTGGGCGCCCTTTGCTTCTACGGCGTGGGATTGGGAAAACAAACCAGCATCGCGGATAACGCCATGTAAGTGGGGAATCGACAAGCATAGCCAAATGGCACCATCTCTTCCACAATGAGCCCCTTTCTTGCGAAATAGAGAGATTGTACTAACTGAGATTCAACCAATTCCATTTAGCATGTGGCCCCAGTATGTAAAGGATCGTATCCAGAGCACCTATGCCTTTTTCGGTGGCTCTTGCGTTCTCACCgcggccgcagcagcagccaccttCCGCTCGCACCGCCTCCTGGAGCTGGCCTCTCGTGGCGGCATCTTGGTAAGTTCTCCTACAGAATGTTGCGCAGTTGTTGCGTACCAGCCCAACAGACACATCAGAACATAACACTACCTTCCATTTCCCTTCAATCGCTTAGGCGACCATTGCTTCGCTGGCTCTGGTTATTGGTAGCGGAGCCGTGGCCCGTTCTATTGAGTACCAGCCGGGTCTGGGAGCCAAGCACCTGGCCTGGGCGGTGCATTGCGCCATTCTGGGCGCCGTGATCGCTCCCATATGCTTCGTGGGTGGACCGATTCTAACGCGCGCCGCCCTCTACACGGGCGGAATTGTTGGTGGCTTGTCCACGATCGCCGCGTGTGCACCAAGCGATAAGTTCCTCTACATGGGCGGTCCACTGGCCATTGGCTTGGGCGTGGTCTTCGCTTCCTCGCTGGCCTCCATGTGGCTGCCGCCCACCACGGCGCTGGGCGCAGGTGAGTTTCCCACTTGTTCCACTGGGGGCTACCACCACTTTTTGTCTTAAACCATCGGTATAAAGTGGATGTAATCCCCTATTTTATGAATTCTGAAACAGAGTTAACCCACCTCACTTACTTTTCGTAGGTCTGGCCTCCATGTCCTTGTACGGCGGCCTCGTCCTCTTCAGTGGCTTCCTGCTCTACGACACCCAGCGCATGGTGCGCCGCGCAGAGGTCTTTCCCCACTACGCTCCCTACGATCCTATCAAC contains:
- the LOC122624205 gene encoding growth hormone-inducible transmembrane protein; amino-acid sequence: MLLRLALSAARPAGSIKILAQSPAQLFRANANPNLNLSAVRSYARGPVRTRAPVEQVRAPSLKEKLMGPPSANAYSMGKGAAAGAAAVGLGALCFYGVGLGKQTSIADNAIMWPQYVKDRIQSTYAFFGGSCVLTAAAAAATFRSHRLLELASRGGILATIASLALVIGSGAVARSIEYQPGLGAKHLAWAVHCAILGAVIAPICFVGGPILTRAALYTGGIVGGLSTIAACAPSDKFLYMGGPLAIGLGVVFASSLASMWLPPTTALGAGLASMSLYGGLVLFSGFLLYDTQRMVRRAEVFPHYAPYDPINASMSIYMDVLNIFIRIVTILSGGQRRK